In Lodderomyces elongisporus chromosome 1, complete sequence, a genomic segment contains:
- the DPM1 gene encoding dolichol-P-mannose synthesis (BUSCO:EOG09264272; CAZy:GT2_Glycos_transf), producing the protein MTANKYSVILPTYNEKRNLPILVYLLNKTFTEHKLEWEVIIVDDNSPDGTQEVAKKLIDIYGSKHIQLRPRAGKLGLGTAYVHGLQYVTGNFVIIMDADFSHHPEAIPEFIAKQKTEDYDIVTGTRYAGNGGVYGWDFKRKLISRGANFLATVVLRPNVSDLTGSFRLYKTDVLKKIIDVTQSKGYVFQMEMMVRARSLGFTVGEVPISFVDRLYGESKLGGDEIVSYAKGVWALFTSV; encoded by the coding sequence ATGACGGCTAACAAATATTCGGTTATCTTGCCAACATACaatgagaaaagaaacctTCCAATCTTGGTATACTTGTTGAACAAGACTTTCACTGAACATAAGTTGGAGTGGGAGGTGATTATAGTTGACGACAATTCTCCTGATGGCACACAAGAAGTGGCCAAGAAACTCATTGATATTTATGGCTCAAAGCATATTCAGTTGCGCCCTCGTGCCGGAAAATTGGGGCTTGGAACAGCCTATGTACACGGATTACAATATGTCACTGGTAATTTTGTCATTATCATGGATGCGGATTTCAGTCATCATCCTGAAGCTATTCCTGAATTTATTGCTAAACAGAAAACCGAGGATTACGATATTGTCACTGGAACCAGGTATGCAGGAAATGGTGGAGTTTACGGATGGGACTTTAAGAGAAAGTTGATTTCAAGAGGAGCCAACTTTTTAGCCACAGTTGTGTTGAGACCAAACGTTAGTGACTTGACGGGTAGTTTCAGGTTGTACAAGACAgatgttttgaaaaaaattattgatGTTACCCAGTCGAAAGGGTACGTGTTTCAGATGGAAATGATGGTGAGGGCAAGAAGTTTGGGGTTCACCGTGGGAGAAGTGCCCATCAGCTTTGTTGATAGGTTGTATGGTGAAAGTAAGCTAGGTGGAGACGAAATAGTCCTGTATGCCAAGGGAGTGTGGGCTTTATTTACCAGTGTTTAA
- the NRP1 gene encoding Asparagine-rich protein (ARP protein) yields MGDVYIVFDSITTCDDTNTYISKDSTELIYLAWSVIDVASLEVLSFQSTFIKPSNTPITQFCTRKCNLTWEHVRNAGSFKDAIDTLDTYMKSEIIGENREFTFIVLDDFKLKVQVSREARDKGVTLPQYLQFPRYFDLSKEYLKWQKHTGEYKLGDSSFSANTNASINAGSNTSASASPSLEEMKNALQIDDTSLNVRDEKLSSSTDNSHEESFESVKLITKLAIELLKKVSKKEQEKEGGKTREGEEEIEEEEEEEEEEEEEEEEEEEESQSHDHPFTKPYDIAQDMKSFLEERSEVLYLTSLPNGTTHSELEYWFTQYGGRPVAFWKLGYLENANTSGSINSNDGFAVFGSHEETMEALKMNGKVLNDVAIEVQPSSSKILDAAGDLLVPFPSSKNRPRPGDWTCPSCGFSNFQRRTQCFRCSFPASSAVAIQESMHTKAVPVASGNQSASIESRRDPNVGSYQGLRESQSNMYTDQIETKLAESKSSSPERDPAHKSTNRNGSTPSIGVTSNNKSFSTNANTQKHYNNNVPFRAGDWKCNLCQYHNFAKNMTCLKCGGATKPIVDYNNLQSTNSIHSVNSTAAAIAAATASGQPLNLNNNLIHLHQQQHIHQNLRTRAFPHQQHQQHQQHQQHQQHQQHQQFNHSCHYNNLNSQSSVLPNNVPVGAPLLKNTIRHDSSYTNTPGASQADLSRILMHQHLQKHNRENSPALNDYSRNADSLKN; encoded by the coding sequence ATGGGGGATGTATATATCGTGTTTGACAGCATCACCACTTGCGACGACACGAATACCTATATTTCAAAAGACTCAACCGAATTGATATACCTTGCATGGTCTGTTATTGATGTTGCATCATTAGAGGTGTTGAGTTTTCAATCGACTTTTATAAAACCCCTGAATACACCAATCACGCAATTCTGTACCAGGAAATGTAACTTGACATGGGAGCATGTGAGAAACGCGGGGTCTTTTAAAGACGCGATTGACACTTTGGATACTTATATGAAACTGGAGATAATTGGGGAAAACAGAGAATTTACATTCATAGTCCTCGACGACTTCAAGTTGAAAGTTCAAGTCTCTAGAGAAGCTCGTGATAAAGGAGTTACACTACCACAGTATTTGCAGTTTCCCCGATATTTCGATCTACTGAAAGAGTACCTCAAATGGCAAAAACACACTGGTGAATATAAACTTGGGGATTCCAGTTTCAGTGCCAATACCAACGCCAGTATTAACGCAGGCTCAAATACGAGTGCAAGTGCAAGTCCACTGTTAGAGGAGATGAAAAATGCGTTGCAAATCGATGACACGTCTTTGAATGTACGTGATGAGAAACTAAGCAGTAGTACCGATAACAGCCATGAAGAACTGTTTGAATCAGTAAAGTTGATCACTAAACTTGCAATCGAGTTGTtaaaaaaagtttcaaaaaagGAGCAAGAGAAGGAAGGAGGAAAAACACGGGAAGGCGAGGAGGAAattgaagaggaagaggaagaggaagaggaagaggaagaggaagaggaagaagaagaggaagaaagtCAACTGCATGATCATCCGTTCACAAAACCTTATGATATTGCCCAGGATATGAAATCTTTTCTTGAAGAGCGGTCCGAAGTTCTATATCTAACTTCTTTGCCAAACGGAACTACGCATCTGGAATTAGAATATTGGTTTACCCAGTATGGGGGGCGTCCTGTTGCATTCTGGAAACTAGGCTATTTAGAGAATGCAAACACTAGTGGCTCAATCAATAGTAATGACGGGTTTGCGGTATTTGGTAGCCACGAGGAGACGATGGAAGCATTAAAAATGAACGGGAAAGTATTGAATGATGTAGCTATTGAAGTGCAGCCGTCGTCTTCCAAAATCCTTGATGCAGCGGGAGATTTGCTTGTACCGTTTCCATCTTCGAAAAATCGTCCTCGTCCCGGCGATTGGACATGTCCCTCATGTgggttttcaaattttcaaagAAGAACACAATGTTTCAGGTGCTCCTTCCCAGCTTCGAGTGCTGTTGCCATACAAGAGTCGATGCATACGAAAGCCGTGCCGGTGGCGTCTGGTAACCAATCTGCAAGCATAGAGAGCCGAAGAGATCCCAACGTGGGAAGCTATCAGGGTTTGCGCGAGCTGCAATCCAATATGTACACCGATCAAATCGAGACCAAGTTGGCAGAGTCCAAATCCAGCTCACCAGAACGCGACCCAGCACACAAGAGCACCAACAGGAATGGTAGTACACCCTCGATTGGTGTTACAAGTAATAACAAGAGCTTTTCAACGAATGCAAACACGCAAAAGCATTACAACAATAATGTACCCTTTCGCGCAGGTGACTGGAAATGCAACCTTTGTCAGTATCACAACTTTGCGAAAAATATGACCTGCCTCAAGTGCGGTGGGGCAACCAAGCCAATAGTTGATTATAATAATTTGCAAAGCACAAACTCAATCCATTCGGTCAACTCCACTGCAGCAGcaatagcagcagcaactgcTAGTGGACAGCCTTTGAACTTGAACAATAACTTGATCCATTTACATCAACAGCAGCACATCCATCAAAATTTACGAACTAGAGCTTTCccacaccagcaacaccaacaacaccaacaacaccaacaacaccagcaacaccaacaacaccaacaattcAATCACAGTTGTCATTACAATAATCTAAACTCTCAAAGTTCAGTCCTTCCAAATAATGTTCCCGTTGGTGCACCATTACTCAAAAACACCATTAGACACGATTCCAGCTACACAAATACACCGGGGGCTTCGCAAGCAGATTTATCGAGAATATTGATGCACCAGCATTtacaaaaacacaacagGGAAAACTCACCGGCTCTAAATGATTACTCAAGAAATGCCGATAGCTTGAAAAATTAG